The region caattagccaatgttttatactgcaagatgattgcatgagtGACTGGGTTATTGTAtatataaaaattaaagaaaacaaaaacaccattaaataaatcaaaacattgatttttgtacattaaatgtataggatgtggaaaagtgcaactttttctgaaagcatcatttttggaaaatgtgattatttttggccaaaacaaaaagattttttaaagaaagaactttgggagggtagaaaaatgtttcctttattcGCAGGTTTTTAGATTTTGCAAATCAAAGAAATGTATATCAAGTTATGctaagaaatgtcttgtaattttaggggggggggttattttttgtgaaccctttatgcttatgccaattttaccaacaattgctatttttggacattttatttcgttccaatgaccggtcagaatgggaaactttgacattcataattcgaaaagtttttgaccgattttgaccatttaaccaccaaaatacttctgttgatgagttctatctagaaaacaatcttttgggcaacatgaaattttaatGGCCATCcctaaaggtcaggtctattgcaaaaacaagtttatctccattcgaagacaatgattattacattacaagttgacacttgttgcaattttttaatgcgtatttctcctgaaaaggagaaattgtgtgggtaaagttcagcctcctACTTGTTCTTCCctcgtttgaagcgtacgtgttctccccccgtttggctgatgacgtaggtaaatgaagcggacactatatcatgctcttatcatacaatcacaatcaattagcatttgacattagcaacaatgagttgtactatcatttaccataacaatgctgcataacaatatgcagactattgttcttatTTCGCAAACAAAGCCTAcatagtattgttactatgcgtttgctttgtaatatttcatccaactgaaactataataactacattagcttgtagacttaacacggtttatatgctagtctcagatgaaattctaagctcaaattatatatttattttttaggccaaatatttctcatgatattgatatacatatgaattgtaatatcacaatttactaatatataaaaaagaagcggctgattgtatccatatgtttaaaaaccattaaagtTGTAATTCTTTTTAgagtttttttttctgtgaacaacaacaacagtatacgttctgtccattcagagcgtttatagtcccttttctcaaagcgggcacatctcatttcatgaccacaccatttttctaggccaaatctgtctcattcgaaggaactcaccgcttaagttagtttttgcggaatatcaattttaaacgtcttattttctcaaaaaaggagtcattttcattgtccttatactattagcttgccaatgatatgatgttgtttttgcaatagacccgCCCTTTAAGTCTGAGCCCAATATCACTTACGTTCCTCCTTTCACCACACAGGATGAAAGACGATCACCGAACCCTATGTTGTGTAAATTATCGTGTGATTTATAGTGGATTTGATATCCACCTTGATAATGGTCATGCTCAAACAGGACAATCTACAAGAATCAGAATAATATAATAAGACATACATTTTGATATCGCAAATGAACATTTTTATGACAATAGTATGTTTTAACCCTTACCTTCTGAGGCAGTATCCTCCGTAGGAGAGCgggcagtgacgtagctagggcttgtggcgaCAAGGGACAAGGATACACAATGCCCCTCCCTATTATTGAAACATTTGCGCGCTACAAATGCAGTTAATTTAAAGGTGACTTTCTGTCTTAACATGATCTATTCAATGACTACATGTGTTGAAATTCGCGCGTGAACAAATACTCACCGCTTGGTGGAGGCGCAGAAGTGATCTAGGGGGCGCTGAATTTGTCGATTTGGCACCTACACTATGACAGCGTACATAGCCCTCCCTCCCCCCTTGCTACGCAACTGGTAGCGGAAGGGAAGGTGACTTGGAGGTTGTTGTTACCTGCTCCGAATAGTTTTGTTTAATATCAAAGCAATATAAATGTGCGATTTACATAAAGAATACATTCTtattttgttttccacaaaaaaatAGCTGTTTTTTAAAATTCCAGTGCCCATAATTGCTGTCAatgtgtgtattagctcgccAGTCGTTATTAAGCGGAACTTCGTAGCTGGGACTAAATTTTATATGATCACGTTAATGATTCACGCATGCACGAGACGTTTCAGCCACCACTCGCTCGGTGAACACgatattattataaaaactcAAATTTTATTGTAATTAAAGCGATAATAAGTGATTCGTTCCAgaacgacgccctcaatttttctcgaatttctactttttacatgattgtaatgccctaTGGTGTAcaaaaataccacgtgaaagactaagcctgaaatgctttaattacagtaaaatttaagagtTTATATCTGGTGATCtccgagttcaccgatcgaatgATGGCTAACACGTCGTATGGGTGTGacgtgacgtataaactgtgcatatcgctattcgtattATTTATACGCCACGTGCGTGAAGCTCCGCTGAAAATTATGTAAAACAATGggtgagctaatacacgcattgtaggcgctggaatgaaatagcaattctcttcgttttacctcatacgtttggctcgaaattagaaggggacaatgtgatcagtgaaaactaacatttaaataggaatctaatCTTTATGCAAATGACTTATAATTGCTTTAAAGCACTTAggagttgtgcaataattatgagccatagGGGAGGGTCAAATGGGGGAGTGGAGGGCAAGAATAGTTTTAAGCCTCAATTACGAAAACAATACATAAacgttcaaataattatgctaacTTTCCTAATCGGTAATCTTGCATAATAGACAatttaggtttgcaaattggagACAAACAAATCGTTGGATGGTGTCTTAATTATTTTAAATTCCAGCAattacccacccccaccccaaaaaagcaaaacaaacaaaactctTGAAGATTAAATCTATACTGAAGCAAATGCACTGTAACGTAGAACAATACATACATTGTTATTGTTTTCATAAGATATTGCGCTTACCTCTGGTGATGCAGCTGGCTTCATCAACCACTCCTTGATAGCATCTGTAATAATTtatcaaataatatattttcatgaAATCCGTAAACTGAGGTAAGCTTGTTTAACGACTCATCATACACTGAATGGAAGGCAAGCATTCTAAGAACATCCCACACACAATAATTGCATACAAATGTTATAGCCGTACAACCTATCATACACTCAATAAAAAGAAAGTCTGTTTATTAAGAACGACGCATCAAAATCTGAGTAAATTCAGCTGGAGATCAACGTACCTTCGTTAGGGTTGCCATCGAGTTTCGCTAGAAGGTCGGTATGGTCGGATAAACCTTGAATTGGAAtctgataaataataataatatatcacAAGCCTTATTTCACAAAGCAGTACCCAGCTACCacgcaaaaatgttttaaaaaccccattaaacgtgttatcgttttaatCAAAGcctacgttttaataacatgtcaGGTATTTCAGTGTACGTCATTTACAGAATGTTTAACATGATGAGTCATAAAATGTCTGACGAAAGTAAAATGGCAACCCATAAGAAACTGAGAAAGTAGAGAAAATAGCCAAACAAGCTTTCACAGCCAACACCGCTCGTTATACATCCTTTTATCCCAAGTCGGAATTACCAGAGAATGAGTTGCTTTATATTAAAGAAGAATTAAAGATTgttaaaacaaatcaaaattacaagGATTCCTTGTCatattcatgaaaatttaaaacaaTCTTATGTAATTGACACATAAAACTTGCCACTAAATGTAGCAAAAATCTTAGTGGTTTTAACTCAAAGTGGAAACCATTTTTATATTGTGAAAATGAGGCAACAACATaaattagtattttttttattgaaagacGAGCGTTAAGAATTGTCAAAAGATGTGTTGCTTGTATATTCAGAAAGAGTGGACATTCATAATCACTAAAATACCGGCAACTTAAAGTTTCCATGATAAAAAGTATTGTTTATGAGGAATAGCAGAGTGttatgttttatatatatatcataGAAAAGAAAACTGTAGTGCACCAACCAGTGCACCCATGCAGTATGTGTAAGCTGGGCCGTATAATTCTGTGTGCATGTAGAGATGCAATAGTTTGAAATGCAAACAACTAAAAAGACAGGTGACTAACAAAAGAGCGAAATAATGAAACTCACCTCGGCTGCTTTTGCCAATCCACTAACCATCACCAATGCGCCTAGAATCAGAGTTACCCACGCCATCTTCACTGATTGTTGTTAGTTTGCGGAGACGATGACCAAATGTGACAATCATCACTATGGTTCTCTCTTATAGCTTTGAGAGACACGGGACACAATGTAAGACAATGCAAGTTTATTACgataatcaaaataaataaaaggatAAGGCGTGAGAATGGTAAGTATGCTTACAGAGACGTTATAATAGCACGCGTCGGTGTATACTCTGTGAAAAAGGACATGTTATCTATTAAAAAGGACTTTTCACTTATACTATACAGCTgccacactcttagaaaaaaaggttctttaaaatgacatagggtTCGTTCACGAACCATGTGTGCTTGAAGAACCTTGAAAGGTTCGTTAGACGTTTCAATGAGGTTCTCGCAGTGAACATAAGGTTCTTCACAGCTTTAGGGTTCCACAAGGAAACCCGATTTACTTGAAAAGAGCCCCTAGTATTACAGGCTACTGAAACGCATGACAAACGCTTTTTAACACAACGGATTATATAGtttcaaataaatacaaagaatttTCTGCCCATTCACCTCCAAGACCGtacttcatgatgcagtcatgtctacagtataattcatctcgacctttgcaggacttaagggatgggtttatatgtgtgtaaatggaggagaaatgggaggattttggcatgtttgctgtgattgtttgcctagcaatattgatcacaagtacacaattgatggtgcatatcaaggaccaaactctatagttttatatttgagcacgatcacttctgtaaggtcatgggaaattatgtaaatcggcttttatatttgatgttgcatatcggctcacgcactttttttttttttttttatttcacaaagtccctgtactctgatgaccctatgactttttgctggtatgttgagcactttaaacaattaattatagtacttacctcctactttaggaacatgcatatgccttaatgtatgtcgaccatgtcaacaacccagtgtagttttacatggttggaaaagtctatttcctttcgctattttgccaatcataattcataaattgtccaactttttgacaaaaagagttttgcaactattccgccagcaaggaaacacaaatttatgtgtatccagtgcgtcctttacgtttaaatagttcagtttattgtcaagttgtgcctctatacgccatatttacggaattgatgatacgaggtgatacggaatttttgaacccaaatttcttgaaatatacattacctttttaacttctcgccacgaaattggattcataagaaggtcaaatacaagccttccattatggctggtatcatcatctcgattggtgtcttgcgttagtattattccatattttgctggtagaagttcaatcatggaaatagtagatgagaaggaatcacaactaaccatcatcaaagttccaaacacattgccgacatgtacattggcgtttctatacacgtcaaccgctatagttatatcataatcctcgggattatatcccaacacgatggtcatcggtgacgtaacatttctatgacatgacattttcaattataaagctgcagtcaagcgaccaatgcttatggactaaatgcggccttgtgagcaggaaagggcgggaaatatgaatgcattatgggacagatgggataacatacccaaaaataatgccttgtgggaaggatgtattaccaaaatcggaagtagaaagtcatatatttgaaacatttagggcaaatttacctatgtgggcggtctggggcacatgtgaaggcaatttgatagaattgattttccgtttgtcttatgatagaatctgttcccatttttcggaaacaatcggaacaacttgttctatacctttacattttaattaaatttggggtcagcgaaaatacgattatccttacaaaatgtaaaacttgtttaaaagtgtctttagtcgaaaatacaacgtattttgattaaatttcccaatatttgtattgttttgacttctctgcatctgaaaatgcagaaatctgttgcaaatgtttataaaatccagtctaaatgaacgttaaaagtgcgcttcatcaactaaggtcacaacaaccggttcaaaatttgtttgtgcgcaacgatttatcgctatgaatttccagttatgctaccaaatcacgctgatggcggcaatttgagtgtcctcaaaagggaatttgttgagtcctcttcctttgtaatgaagaatagataagcgggattagtcacaggcgatcgatttcgttgtgattccttctcatctactatttccatggttcaatgaaaccctccataattcacgactactgtcacttgtgttataaactcgatgtgtttactatattgtcgctcgggtccgcgactaatcgcagggaccggtctatcattagctattctatacacttttcaatagccttattgtgatgtgtgggagttttaaaagccgagccatgaacaaaatataatgcgagcacccaggggggcatcaactttagaggtgacggtatgtgcctgtcaatatatgcccctcttttgaagccgactatacccgatgaccaggcaccttcagttttcaaaatatatacccaatgacccctttttcattttgtttgtacataatgaccttttttttttttaaaaaaaaccccaacgttttttactgatatgcgcctacttcgcgacgcttgtaggcacatataggcctacccatcaattctaaagttgagagccccaggggcgagcgcatactgcgggccaatgaacaatgagatagtggcttttctgatatagctttgaggaactgttgaagtataaatcagccaacgagtaggtgtgtccaaattgcacatcttgaattgagaccaagacatgctgttatttccattgttataccgttccgcttggtttattacctaccattgcctacgagatgcagttctaaggtgacagagggacaggtctgcaattcgattccacaaccatttatacctttcatctgttttattgtattatcgtgcgaattgctccgtggtaccttacgggtacctgaattttatttgaatgaaggtgactctgtcatgctcgacgtcgtattgcataatttctatacagtatatgcaataaaccaaccagaacagtataacaattggaataataggcagttctaagataggttaagaagaatataacgtcacaattctgtattattattcaaggttgtaacgtgtgtctatgctgtcatgtaggcctacctggcaacagacacgcccccggtacaaacagatgaaatttgtagaaaagcgtgcttatgacaaaaaacattaaaaaatgatactttgaggtattgtttttttaatttttgtatggcagatcatacatacacatgtgctgaggtcaaaaggtaaaaattttgtttttgacccctgactcacctgtcattccaaacaacccttaaccccattaaaagctattaaaccaagataacactcattgaaacagctcaactgattaaatcggatcttctctggttgtgcacaagtgactgttttcatgtgcgatatcgcaataaagctggtattcatagcttcagttgggtaaccgattataaaggaaacgaaaggaaacaatgttatgtgtggctttgttcacgaaatcagacaatgtcgtgctttttgtaaaccagcattcttgaaaatgagcaacataatgatttttgacttaacacggtttagaaataatttcttcatatttttggtgttatctgtcgtttacatgtccttcctaaaacacaaaagtacgaccctctccaaacacctaaattagctaaaaatttaggacatgttacaaaactttattttctagaacctatttagaataatttaaatgtagcttttaccggttttttgtggcatccttcagaagtgagcggtccgataccaatattttcggtcaaatctccattcaaataacacggggagttggctagctatgccttgccctcactcatattttacaaaagtgcgaccatttctgaacatctaacctagctgtaattttaggtcatgttagagaaatatatttgctagaagttttagagaataaataaaatattggctggttatttttcacacagtgatgttaactaggcaagtgtccattctcccaacatacatcatttgtaggggtcacgcgtcaatggtgagagcactgtgtattgtgtataggaaaacggacagtaactgcagtatgtttgaggataatatctatagtacgtgtcaccatgcttCAAGGaaccttcatcatcatcagtcggctgcggagcaggcgactacaagctttctccaactaatgcgatcttgggcaagcaaaaCTATTTTGTTTcactgcagcatcccttcagtatctcccaggaggcgctggacatactgtaagtaaagtggttatttttcacacagtgatgttaactaggcaagtgtccattctcccaacatacatcatttgtagggtcacgcgtcaatggtgagagcactgtgtattgtgtataggaaaacggacagtaactgcagtatgtttgaggataatatctatagtacgtgtcaccatgcttCAAGGaaccttcatcatcatcagtcggctgcggagcaggcgactacaagctttctccaactaatgcgatcttgggcaagcaaaaCTATTTTGTTTCACTGCAGCATCCCTTCATTATCTCCCAGGAGgcgctggacatactgtaagtaaagtgtgcgcggccgtcccggtttcctcttcccatgtggtggaatataaagcgcattattctttcacaggctcgccatcttcaagacgcagtatatggccgagaaatttgagttgatgaatcttgattctggcaaccagtggagtggtgttggtcaggttgtagatggtttcatttggaatccgatccacacgtttGATGGTTAACATGATTCTGTAGCAAGCTGTTGCAAATGCATTGGTCTTGTTTGatcccgtacagaaagacagtaacacacgttgtctgaaacagcttgatttttgtttcgattggcagggacgggcttctccaaaggcgttccagtttccagaaagttgcccaggctagtgcctttcttctttttaggtctccaacactacagcctgtctcaaaacaaattgtgcaagtaaaaagcgccctctgtggcaagtagaaaataccgttgtgataaAAAGCTTACATGAACGTCAAggacatagtcttagctctcaaatgccgtttagtctgttcaatttgcttgttttaatctcaagatatgcttacttaacaacgaaagggtaaaatcacaattgtaccacttttactagggaagagggctgtacatgtaaatcaatgatagcataaGTTTAtgaagagttccttcgtgaaatcaaaagaatgcatcaattaggcaccagaaacaaattcgttcgatctttggatcgaccgtcgatgttgcttcgatgcttgttattaatgaactatcaactaattaatcagaattaatgctagattTATATTGGTCAGTATCACTACAGGCACATTAgcattactattttatcacaattaaaaatagtaaattaattgattccataattaataaggatcgaccaagcatcgatgttcGACCggaagatcgaactaatttgtttccattgccttacacaacaatacaaaattgtttttaatgttttatcatgataaaggtataatggttctctttttccacttacgacagattaaacgataaataaatatttcacattctgctgtaaaattttaaaatacatgtgcatgtcaatgattttaccatggtacatactgttctttttgtcattcaagacatgttaaaagacaaacaaatattacatacgtataggttaatgaactttgacaagttcatgaaatttgacaaattaatgaaatttgacaaaataatgcacgcgcgctggtgttgatgtgTGTAATGCACAAGCCCTGAaggggggggagtgcattagacgcatcaatatcagctatcattgatttacatgtacagccctgttccctagtaaaagtggcacaattgtgattttaccctttcgctcttaactaaacatatctcgagattaaaaagagcaaattgaacagaacaacggtatttgagagc is a window of Amphiura filiformis chromosome 2, Afil_fr2py, whole genome shotgun sequence DNA encoding:
- the LOC140143690 gene encoding beta/gamma-crystallin-like, whose protein sequence is MAWVTLILGALVMVSGLAKAAEIPIQGLSDHTDLLAKLDGNPNEDAIKEWLMKPAASPEIVLFEHDHYQGGYQIHYKSHDNLHNIGFGDRLSSCVVKGGTWVFFKDSEYRDRQFVVEVGDYPTPSYWSGTKDEVSSLKLLACTG